One part of the Candidatus Omnitrophota bacterium genome encodes these proteins:
- a CDS encoding efflux RND transporter periplasmic adaptor subunit, with protein MGINFNEFLNRLKQYLKKGSESMKNIDVKKAAENMRNVDLKKAAENLKNIDITKIRIDPSKIKKNYIWILLGILITAVILTRTVGKIKQVLFGPKAEEVKEMVEFLETTPVKVYKVKRMDFKDTLPVMGRIEGRREIELKFDGKGILESFNFEEGERILEGDIIASLDQKDALLKLKYASLELEKAKKLYEVGGVDKLAVEQKKLEYESAKRDLEKTNIYAPSDGYLGSKEKDAGTYVTSQDKIGTFVDFSEVYATFDVIEEDSPKIELGQNVEIFIDALPGDSYVGTVDSMSPMIQGRTRTQTVKVELDNEDNKLKPGMFARAIINTYEKRDALIIPASAFKKKENKYFIYVVHPEAKEEKAEEEEDMLAGAEMGTVEEREIEIEYLTHDAAEVAKGVKEGELVIRELHQEYKDKDKVEITEIQETLF; from the coding sequence ATGGGTATAAATTTCAATGAATTCCTGAACAGGTTGAAACAATACCTGAAAAAGGGTTCGGAATCCATGAAGAATATAGATGTTAAGAAAGCCGCTGAGAACATGAGAAACGTCGACCTTAAAAAGGCAGCGGAGAACCTGAAAAATATCGATATTACGAAAATAAGGATAGACCCATCCAAGATCAAGAAAAATTATATCTGGATATTGCTGGGTATTTTAATAACTGCCGTTATTCTTACCCGGACAGTGGGCAAGATCAAGCAAGTGCTCTTCGGTCCCAAGGCCGAGGAGGTCAAGGAGATGGTCGAATTTCTTGAAACCACACCCGTTAAGGTCTATAAAGTTAAGCGGATGGATTTTAAGGACACTCTTCCGGTAATGGGCAGAATAGAGGGGCGACGCGAGATAGAGCTTAAGTTTGATGGGAAAGGGATATTGGAAAGCTTCAATTTCGAGGAAGGGGAAAGGATCCTAGAGGGTGATATTATCGCAAGTTTAGACCAGAAAGATGCTCTGCTTAAATTGAAATATGCCAGTCTTGAACTGGAAAAAGCGAAAAAACTCTATGAGGTCGGCGGTGTGGATAAACTCGCCGTTGAACAGAAAAAACTCGAATACGAGTCCGCCAAAAGGGATCTTGAAAAAACGAACATTTACGCGCCAAGTGACGGGTACCTGGGCAGCAAGGAAAAAGATGCGGGGACTTACGTGACTTCACAGGACAAAATAGGTACCTTCGTGGACTTCAGCGAGGTATATGCCACCTTTGATGTTATTGAGGAGGATTCACCCAAGATAGAGCTCGGGCAGAACGTTGAAATATTCATCGATGCATTGCCCGGGGACTCCTATGTGGGCACAGTGGACAGCATGTCACCGATGATTCAGGGAAGAACAAGGACACAGACGGTAAAGGTCGAGCTGGATAACGAAGATAACAAGTTGAAGCCTGGCATGTTCGCGCGCGCGATAATCAATACTTACGAAAAAAGGGATGCTTTGATCATCCCGGCATCTGCTTTCAAAAAGAAAGAGAACAAGTATTTCATCTATGTCGTCCATCCTGAAGCAAAAGAAGAGAAAGCGGAAGAGGAAGAAGACATGTTGGCTGGTGCTGAAATGGGTACGGTCGAGGAAAGAGAGATAGAGATAGAATATCTTACCCATGATGCCGCTGAAGTTGCCAAAGGGGTGAAAGAGGGAGAACTGGTGATCAGAGAACTGCACCAGGAGTATAAGGATAAAGACAAGGTCGAGATCACGGAGATACAAGAGACCCTCTTTTAG